GGGCACGTACATCCACGCGGCTCCCTGGTCGGTCGGCTCGCAGGGGTACGCGAACGTCAGCCACGGGTGCGTCGGCCTGTCGACGGACCGCGCGGCGTGGCTGTTCTCCAACACCCTGCCCGGGGACCTGGTGCAGGTGGTGAACTCACCGAAGACGGTCTCGCCGGGCAACGGGTACGGCGACTGGATGGAGAGCTGGAACCAGTGGCTCAGCGGGAGCGCGGTGAAGGTCTAGGCCCTCACCGCGGGCCCGCGGCCCGCCGCGCTTGACCTGGAGTCGACTCCAGGTCGTAGCGTCGGCCGACATGACGATGAACTACCGCGTCCTCGGTGCCACCGGCATCGAAGTGAGCACCTACGCCCTGGGCACCATGATGTTCGGCGCGATCGGCAACCCCGACCACGCCGACGGCGAGCGCATCATCCACGCCGCGCTGGACGCCGGGATCAACTTCGTCGACACCGCGGACATGTACTCCACCGGGGAGTCCGAGGAGATCGTCGGCAAGGCCCTGAAGGGCCGGCGCGACGACGTCGTGCTGGCCACCAAGGTCCACTTCTCGCTGGACGGCGAGCGCAACCACGGCGGCAACTCCCGGCGCTACATCACCGGCGCCGTCGAGGACAGCCTGCGCCGCTTGCAGACGGAGTGGATCGACCTGTACCAGATCCACCGCCCGGACCCGAAGACGGACATCGAGGAGACCCTCGGTGTCCTGACCGACCTGGTCCGCGCCGGCAAGATCCGGGCCTTCGGCAGCTCCACCTTCCCGGCCGAGCAGACCGTCGAGGCCTGGCACGTCGCCGAGCGCCGCGGCCTGATGAAGTTCCGCACGGAGCAGCCGCCGTACTCGATCCTGTCGCGCGAGATCGAGGGCTCGATCCTGCCCACCGCCCAGCGCCTGAACATGGGCGTCCTCA
This genomic window from Catenulispora sp. MAP5-51 contains:
- a CDS encoding aldo/keto reductase; translated protein: MNYRVLGATGIEVSTYALGTMMFGAIGNPDHADGERIIHAALDAGINFVDTADMYSTGESEEIVGKALKGRRDDVVLATKVHFSLDGERNHGGNSRRYITGAVEDSLRRLQTEWIDLYQIHRPDPKTDIEETLGVLTDLVRAGKIRAFGSSTFPAEQTVEAWHVAERRGLMKFRTEQPPYSILSREIEGSILPTAQRLNMGVLTWSPLAWGFLSGKYRRGTGVDLTTGRAALRADRFDPALPANAPKYDAVEKLFTLAEELGVSLPQLATAFPLAHPAVTSVIIGPRTMEQLESSLAGQDLALDDAALDRIDEIVPPGTDLVWAAEGGGWMPPALSQPALRRRTTDDRAAATPEAEAPKE